One stretch of Glycine soja cultivar W05 chromosome 7, ASM419377v2, whole genome shotgun sequence DNA includes these proteins:
- the LOC114419927 gene encoding probable protein phosphatase 2C 13 — translation MIVSQKVVAEAEIICQQNIPMLDVKYHICVAQEHNVKVEVSPKSSSPSVPIFGQAVSCSEIIKDSILEAPAMNLVPNVRSGSYAEMGPRVSMDDEHICIDDLGAQLGFVFKCPIPSAFYAVFDGHGGPDAAAFVKRNAMRLFFEDADMLQSYDADAFFLQKLEDSHRRAFLRADLALADEQTVSSSCGTTALTALVLGRHLLVANAGDCRAVLCRRGVAVEMSNDHRPSYLPEQRRVEELGGFIDDGYLNGYLSVTRALGDWDLKFPLGAASPLTAEPDVRLVTLTEDDEFLIIGCDGIWDVMSSQVAVSLVRRGLRRHDDPQQCARELVKEALRLNTSDNLTVIVVYLSPIESIVESCPPQRRRFKTCSLSEEARNRLKSLIEGN, via the exons ATGATCGTGAGCCAGAAGGTGGTAGCGGAAGCGGAAATTATCTGTCAGCAGAACATTCCGATGTTGGACGTGAAGTATCATATTTGCGTGGCGCAAGAACACAACGTGAAGGTTGAGGTTTCTCCCAAATCATCTTCACCTTCTGTTCCGATCTTTGGCCAA GCAGTGAGTTGCTCCGAGATCATTAAAGATTCCATTTTGGAGGCCCCTGCGATGAATCTTGTCCCAAATGTGCGTTCTGGTAGCTATGCTGAGATGGGACCGCGGGTTTCTATGGATGACGAACACATCTGTATTGATGACCTAGGTGCTCAACTTGGATTTGTGTTCAAGTGCCCGATACCGAGTGCATTTTATGCAGTTTTTGATGGTCATGGAGGGCCTGATGCAGCTGCTTTTGTTAAGAGGAATGCTATGCGATTGTTTTTTGAAGATGCAGACATGCTGCAGTCATATGATGCTGATGCGTTTTTTCTACAGAAGTTGGAGGATTCCCATCGGAGAGCTTTTCTACGGGCAGATCTTGCCTTGGCTGATGAACAAACTGTTAGTAGTTCTTGTGGGACTACTGCATTGACTGCCCTTGTGCTTGGAAGACATTTGCTTGTTGCTAATGCTGGTGACTGTCGAGCAGTTCTTTGCCGGAGAGGTGTGGCTGTTGAGATGTCTAACGATCACAGGCCAAGTTATCTACCTGAGCAGAGGAGGGTGGAAGAGTTAGGTGGGTTCATTGATGATGGATATCTCAATGGCTATCTTTCAGTAACTCGAGCCCTTGGGGATTGGGACTTGAAATTTCCACTTGGTGCTGCATCCCCTCTTACTGCGGAGCCGGATGTACGGCTGGTTACATTGACTGAGGATGACGAGTTCTTGATCATTGGATGTGATGGGATTTGGGATGTAATGTCTAGCCAAGTTGCAGTTAGTCTTGTTCGTCGAGGATTAAGAAGGCATGATGACCCACAGCAATGTGCCAGAGAGCTAGTCAAGGAAGCATTGCGCCTAAATACATCAGATAATCTCACTGTGATTGTCGTATACTTGTCGCCCATTGAAAGCATTGTTGAATCATGTCCACCCCAAAGGCGAAGATTCAAAACTTGCAGTCTGTCTGAAGAAGCCCGTAATAGGTTGAAGAGCTTAATTGAGGGAAATTGA
- the LOC114419928 gene encoding leghemoglobin reductase, giving the protein MAMANLARRKGYAVVLSSRSSLCLTRWRGFASGSDENDVVVIGGGPGGYVAAIKAAQLGLKTTCIEKRGTLGGTCLNVGCIPSKALLHSSHMYHEAKHAFANHGVKFSSVEVDLPAMMAQKDKAVSNLTKGIEGLFKKNKVNYVKGYGKLVSPSEVSVDTTEGGNTVVKGKHIIIATGSDVKSLPGITIDEKKVVSSTGALALTEIPKRLIVIGAGYIGLEMGSVWGRLGSEITVVEFASEIVPTMDAEVRKQFQRSLEKQGMKFKLKTKVVGVDTSGDGVKLTLEPAAGGDQTTLEADVVLVSAGRTPFTAELGLDKIGVETDKIGRILVNERFATNVSGVYAIGDVIPGPMLAHKAEEDGVACVEYIAGKVGHVDYDKVPGVVYTMPEVASVGKTEEQVKELGVEYRVGKFPFLANSRAKAIDNAEGLVKILAEKETDKILGVHIMAPNAGELIHEAAIALQYDASSEDIARVCHAHPTMSEAVKEAAMATYDKPIHI; this is encoded by the exons ATGGCGATGGCAAACTTGGCTCGACGGAAGGGTTACGCCGTCGTTTTGTCGTCGAGGTCGTCGCTTTGTCTGACAAGGTGGAGGGGGTTCGCGTCCGGATCTGACGAAAACGACGTCGTGGTCATCGGCGGCGGTCCCGGCGGCTACGTGGCGGCCATTAAAGCGGCGCAGCTGGGTCTGAAAACCACTTGCATCGAAAAACGTGGCACTCTCGGCGGTACCTGCCTCAACGTCGGATGCATCCCTTCCAAG GCACTTTTGCATTCTTCCCACATGTATCATGAGGCTAAACATGCATTTGCCAACCATGGGGTCAAGTTTTCATCTGTCGAGGTTGATTTGCCAGCCATGatggcccaaaaagataaagcaGTTTCTAATCTTACCAAGGGTATTGAAGGTCTATTCAAGAAAAACAAGGTAAACTATGTCAAAGGTTATGGCAAATTAGTTTCACCATCTGAGGTCTCTGTGGACACCACTGAAGGTGGAAATACTGTTGTGAAAGGCAAGCATATTATAATTGCCACTGGCTCGGATGTGAAATCTCTGCCTGGGATCACTATTGATGAAAAGAAAGTTGTTTCATCAACGGGAGCTCTTGCTTTGACTgaaatccccaagagactcataGTCATTGGGGCAGGCTACATTGGGCTGGAAATGGGCTCAGTATGGGGCCGACTTGGCTCCGAGATAACAGTTGTTGAGTTTGCATCGGAGATTGTTCCAACCATGGATGCGGAGGTCCGGAAGCAGTTTCAGCGTTCTCTTGAGAAGCAAGGCATGAAATTCAAGCTGAAGACTAAGGTGGTTGGAGTTGATACTTCTGGGGATGGTGTGAAGCTAACTCTTGAACCAGCAGCTGGTGGTGATCAGACTACACTTGAAGCAGATGTTGTCCTGGTATCTGCTGGTAGGACCCCATTCACTGCCGAACTTGGGTTGGACAAGATAGGAGTTGAAACTGACAAGATTGGACGGATTTTGGTAAATGAAAGATTTGCCACAAATGTCTCTGGTGTTTATGCAATTGGAGATGTAATTCCAGGCCCAATGTTGGCACACAAGGCGGAAGAAGATGGTGTTGCTTGTGTTGAGTACATAGCTGGTAAGGTTGGTCATGTGGATTATGACAAAGTCCCTGGCGTTGTCTATACAATGCCCGAGGTTGCATCTGTTGGGAAGACAGAGGAGCAGGTGAAGGAACTTGGAGTTGAATACCGTGTTGGCAAGTTCCCATTCCTGGCTAATAGCAGAGCTAAGGCAATTGACAATGCTGAAGGACTGGTGAAGATATTGGCTGAAAAGGAGACAGACAAGATATTGGGAGTGCACATTATGGCGCCCAATGCAGGAGAGCTTATTCATGAAGCTGCAATAGCACTACAGTATGATGCATCAAGTGAGGACATTGCACGTGTGTGCCATGCACATCCAACAATGAGCGAGGCTGTGAAAGAAGCCGCAATGGCCACTTATGACAAGCCCATTCACATCTAA
- the LOC114419929 gene encoding craniofacial development protein 1-like translates to MSSADTVNASSAESVKEPVIGSSLEAKQDDTEIKSQVDAMWEQMNKGVSNKTLNRFTSKPNSAPKKTAKKTSSNWMSYLALAPKATESLGQGASKNGPGILQSSTSDEAKKLAAAALAAVKDDAAMAASSRGKLVITEVRDFAGQEIEVKKLVDSDSKEAMERAKAPPPSAVDTVLEQIKKKQKLSVLDKTKKDWGEFKEEKRLEEELDAYKKSSNQYLDKVSFLQRADYREFERERDARLALQSRKRPDNMQEDD, encoded by the exons ATGAGTTCCGCCG ATACCGTCAATGCGAGTTCTGCTGAGTCTGTCAAAGAACCTGTCATAGGGTCAAGTCTGGAAGCAAAACAGGATGATACTG aaataaaatctcaagttgATGCCATGTGGGAACAAATGAATAAAGGAGTATCTAATAAGACCCTCAACAGATTTACAAGCAAGCCTAATTCTGCTCCAAAAAAAACTGCAAAGAAGACATCATCT AACTGGATGTCTTATTTGGCCTTGGCACCGAAGGCAACTGAATCCCTTGGGCAAGGTGCTTCCAAGAATGGACCTGGCATTCTGCAGAGCAGTACAAGTGATGAAGCCAAGAAGCTTGCTGCTGCTGCTCTTGCAGCAGTGAAAGATGATGCTGCCATGGCTGCCTCAAGCAGGGGGAAACTTGTG ATTACTGAGGTTCGGGACTTTGCTGGTCAAGAAATTGAAGTTAAAAAGCTTGTAGATTCTGACTCAAAGGAGGCAATGGAAAGAGCCAAAGCTCCTCCACCTTCTGCAGTGGATACTGTCCTTGAAcaaatcaagaagaaacagaagctCAGTGTACTGGATAAGACCAAAAAGGACTGGGGTGAAtttaaggaagaaaagagaCTGGAAGAAGAGCTTGATGCTTATAAGAAGAGTTCTAACCAGTATTTGGACAAGGTTTCTTTCTTACAGCGAGCAGATTACCGTGAGTTTGAGCGTGAGAGAGATGCGCGACTGGCTTTGCAATCCAGGAAGCGACCAGATAATATGCAAGAGGATGACTGA